A genomic stretch from Candidatus Hydrogenisulfobacillus filiaventi includes:
- the rimM gene encoding Ribosome maturation factor RimM: protein MTAPGARIALGEVVAPQGLDGSLRVYPSMDAPQRLVKMGTVFLEPPGQPAQARRVLAVRVQGELVILRLEGVEDRTAAERLRGARLWVPPAALPPLPEGEYYWFQLIGLRVRDRKTGGVVGTVVHVLRTRGVHDVLEVQLDQGGSALVPALKAVIPRVDLAAGELEVDPLPGLWEAGRPGGEEE from the coding sequence GTGACCGCACCGGGGGCGCGCATCGCCCTGGGCGAGGTGGTGGCCCCGCAGGGACTGGACGGCTCCCTGCGGGTTTACCCCTCCATGGACGCACCGCAACGCCTGGTGAAGATGGGGACCGTCTTCCTGGAACCGCCGGGGCAGCCGGCACAGGCCCGCCGGGTCCTGGCGGTGCGGGTGCAGGGGGAACTGGTCATCCTGCGCCTGGAAGGGGTGGAGGACCGCACCGCGGCCGAGCGGCTGCGGGGAGCCCGCCTGTGGGTGCCCCCGGCTGCTTTGCCGCCGCTGCCGGAAGGGGAGTACTACTGGTTCCAGCTGATCGGCCTGCGCGTCCGCGACCGCAAGACGGGCGGGGTGGTCGGCACGGTGGTGCACGTGCTGCGCACGCGCGGGGTGCATGACGTGCTGGAGGTGCAGCTGGACCAGGGCGGCAGCGCCCTGGTGCCGGCCCTGAAGGCAGTCATCCCTCGCGTGGACCTCGCGGCCGGGGAGCTGGAGGTGGACCCCCTGCCCGGGCTCTGGGAGGCCGGCCGCCCGGGCGGGGAGGAGGAGTAA
- a CDS encoding Signal peptidase I → MGAKGFTRELLQTLLIAFVLALLIRTFLFESFQVEGVSMRPTLHTGERVLVNKVIYDFEKPRVGQIVVFRSPVIPSQDWIKRIIGVPGDTVMVRDNIVYINGKRYPEPFVRHAASPPVGPITIRPGYLWVEGDNRPQSYDSRYFGPLPMRDVKGQAFLIWWPLNDVRWLG, encoded by the coding sequence ATGGGAGCAAAAGGGTTCACCCGCGAGCTGTTGCAGACCCTGCTGATAGCGTTTGTCCTCGCCCTGCTGATCCGCACCTTCCTGTTCGAATCCTTCCAGGTGGAAGGGGTATCCATGCGCCCCACCCTGCACACCGGGGAGCGGGTGCTGGTTAACAAGGTCATTTACGATTTCGAGAAGCCCCGGGTCGGTCAGATCGTCGTCTTCCGTTCCCCGGTCATCCCTAGCCAGGACTGGATCAAGCGCATCATCGGGGTGCCCGGGGACACCGTCATGGTCCGCGACAACATCGTTTACATTAATGGCAAGCGGTACCCCGAGCCGTTCGTGCGGCACGCCGCCTCGCCGCCTGTAGGCCCGATCACCATCCGCCCGGGCTACCTGTGGGTGGAAGGGGACAACCGGCCCCAGAGCTATGACAGCCGGTATTTCGGGCCGTTGCCGATGCGGGATGTGAAGGGGCAGGCGTTCCTCATCTGGTGGCCGCTGAACGACGTCCGCTGGCTGGGTTAG
- the topA gene encoding DNA topoisomerase I (Evidence 2a : Function from experimental evidences in other organisms; PubMedId : 9580687, 12682299, 16585761, 23133654; Product type e : enzyme) — MAKAKPLIIVESPAKAKTITRFLGRNYTVKASMGHVRDLPKSQFGVDIAHGFEPRYITIRGKGEVIRELKEAVRKAGQVYLATDPDREGEAISWHLASVLGLDPAQAQRIEFHEITKEAVANALKHARHIDMRRVDAQQARRVLDRVVGYQLSPLLWRKVRPGLSAGRVQSAALRLLVDRERAIRAFVPEEFYTIEAALRAPGGEPFTAQYVGPLGEKGHLRREEAEAVQAALAGVPFRVLEVTERPRRRQPPLPFTTSTLQQEAARQLGFTVKRTMAVAQQLYEGLDVPGEGTVGLITYIRTDSVRVADQAHAEARAYVADHFGAEYVGQPRPVKDKPGVQGAHEAIRPTSVARHPDALKAALNRDQARLYRLVWERFLASEMAPAVYDQRTVDIGAGEARFRASGSTLRFAGYTRVYQEAEEEGKARTPETRTLPRLEAGQALGVEGWTAQQHFTEPPPRFTEASLVHALEELGIGRPSTYAPIIETLLARGYAVREQRRLQPTELGEVVVDLLKTYFPEIVDTAFTADVESQLDRVEEGETPWREVLQRFYDPFAAELSQADAAIPRVELKEETTDEVCDKCGRPMVVKHGRFGRFLACSGYPECKNTRPYVEKTGALCPKCGSPIVVRKTRKGRTLYGCSAYPACDFVTWSRPSTQTCPRCGAAMAFKRRGARESLVCLREGCGYEQDEAL; from the coding sequence GTGGCGAAGGCAAAGCCCTTGATCATCGTCGAGTCGCCGGCCAAGGCCAAGACCATCACGCGCTTCCTGGGGCGCAACTACACCGTGAAGGCGTCCATGGGACACGTGCGCGACCTGCCCAAGAGCCAGTTCGGCGTCGATATCGCCCATGGCTTTGAGCCTCGCTACATCACCATCCGCGGTAAGGGGGAGGTCATCCGCGAGCTCAAGGAGGCTGTCCGGAAGGCGGGCCAGGTCTATCTGGCCACCGACCCGGACCGCGAGGGCGAGGCCATTTCCTGGCATCTGGCCTCCGTGCTGGGGCTGGATCCTGCCCAGGCCCAGCGCATCGAGTTTCACGAGATCACCAAGGAAGCGGTGGCCAACGCCTTGAAGCACGCCCGCCACATCGACATGCGGCGGGTGGACGCCCAGCAGGCCCGCCGGGTGCTGGACCGGGTGGTGGGCTACCAGTTGTCCCCCCTCCTGTGGCGCAAGGTGCGGCCGGGTCTGTCGGCCGGCCGGGTGCAATCGGCAGCCCTGCGCCTGCTGGTGGACCGGGAACGGGCCATCCGGGCTTTTGTGCCGGAGGAATTCTACACCATCGAGGCCGCCCTGCGGGCCCCCGGCGGGGAGCCTTTTACCGCCCAGTACGTGGGGCCGCTGGGGGAAAAGGGGCACCTGCGGCGGGAGGAGGCGGAGGCGGTACAGGCCGCCCTGGCCGGGGTTCCCTTCCGGGTGCTGGAGGTGACGGAACGGCCCCGGCGGCGGCAACCTCCGCTGCCGTTCACCACCTCCACCCTGCAACAGGAGGCGGCCCGCCAGCTCGGCTTCACCGTCAAGCGCACCATGGCGGTGGCCCAGCAGCTCTATGAAGGCCTGGACGTGCCCGGCGAGGGAACGGTCGGGCTCATTACCTACATCCGGACCGATTCGGTCCGGGTGGCCGACCAGGCCCATGCCGAGGCCCGGGCGTACGTGGCGGACCATTTCGGGGCGGAATACGTGGGGCAGCCCCGGCCGGTCAAGGACAAACCCGGGGTGCAGGGCGCGCATGAAGCCATTCGGCCGACCAGCGTGGCCCGTCATCCCGACGCCCTTAAGGCGGCCCTCAACCGCGACCAGGCCCGGCTGTACCGGCTGGTCTGGGAACGCTTTCTGGCCAGCGAGATGGCGCCGGCGGTGTACGACCAGCGCACGGTGGACATCGGGGCCGGGGAGGCGCGGTTCCGTGCCAGCGGCTCCACCTTGCGCTTCGCCGGGTATACCCGGGTCTACCAGGAGGCGGAGGAGGAGGGCAAGGCCCGCACGCCGGAGACGCGGACGCTGCCGCGGCTGGAGGCCGGGCAGGCGCTGGGCGTGGAGGGGTGGACGGCCCAGCAGCACTTCACCGAACCGCCCCCGCGGTTCACCGAAGCCAGCCTGGTCCATGCCCTGGAGGAGCTGGGCATCGGGCGCCCCTCCACCTACGCCCCCATCATTGAGACCCTGCTGGCCCGCGGCTACGCGGTGCGGGAGCAACGGCGGCTGCAACCCACTGAGCTCGGGGAGGTGGTGGTGGACCTCCTCAAGACCTACTTCCCGGAAATCGTGGACACCGCCTTCACGGCTGACGTGGAAAGCCAGCTGGACCGGGTGGAGGAGGGGGAGACACCCTGGCGGGAGGTGCTGCAGCGGTTCTACGATCCGTTCGCCGCGGAGCTCTCCCAGGCGGATGCCGCCATCCCCCGGGTGGAGCTCAAGGAGGAGACCACCGACGAGGTCTGCGATAAGTGCGGGCGGCCCATGGTGGTGAAGCACGGGCGCTTCGGCCGCTTCCTGGCCTGTTCCGGCTATCCGGAGTGTAAGAACACCCGGCCCTATGTGGAGAAGACGGGAGCCCTGTGCCCCAAGTGCGGTTCCCCCATCGTGGTGCGCAAGACCCGCAAGGGGCGGACCCTCTACGGCTGCAGCGCCTACCCGGCCTGCGATTTCGTGACCTGGAGCCGTCCCAGCACCCAAACCTGCCCCCGCTGCGGGGCGGCGATGGCCTTCAAGCGTCGGGGGGCACGCGAGAGTCTCGTGTGCCTGCGGGAGGGATGCGGCTATGAACAGGACGAAGCCCTCTGA
- a CDS encoding conserved protein of unknown function (Evidence 4 : Unknown function but conserved in other organisms) — translation MGTGDLVERELLWAFYGSLLTPRQQETWRLRYQLDWSLAEVAAAAGISRAAVQDQLHRAEAQLAAYEAGLHLVEAWRRRRRRLQELRTLTAGVSDPAVRRALEGWAAAWAEEEGLDDV, via the coding sequence TTGGGCACCGGCGATCTGGTGGAGCGCGAGCTCTTGTGGGCGTTCTACGGCTCCCTCCTGACCCCCCGCCAGCAGGAAACCTGGCGCCTCCGCTATCAGCTCGACTGGTCGCTGGCCGAAGTGGCGGCGGCTGCGGGCATCAGCCGGGCGGCGGTGCAGGACCAGCTCCATCGGGCGGAGGCCCAACTGGCGGCCTATGAGGCGGGCCTTCACCTGGTGGAGGCCTGGCGGCGCCGGCGGCGCCGGTTGCAGGAACTGCGCACGCTGACCGCGGGTGTGTCCGACCCGGCAGTGCGCCGGGCCCTGGAGGGCTGGGCGGCGGCCTGGGCGGAAGAGGAAGGGCTGGACGATGTTTGA
- the rplS gene encoding ribosomal protein L19 (Evidence 2a : Function from experimental evidences in other organisms; PubMedId : 12682299, 16272117, 27477481; Product type f : factor) encodes MDYIRLIEEEQMRSDLPDFRPGDTVRVAVRVREGNRERVQSFEGVVISKRGEGLSKTFTVRRVSYGVGVERTFLLHSPRIESITVVRRGKVRRARLYYLRKLRGKAARIKERR; translated from the coding sequence TTGGACTACATCCGGCTCATCGAAGAGGAGCAGATGCGCTCCGACCTTCCCGATTTCCGGCCCGGGGACACCGTCCGGGTCGCGGTACGGGTCCGGGAAGGGAACCGCGAGCGGGTGCAGAGCTTTGAAGGGGTGGTCATCTCCAAACGGGGGGAGGGCCTCTCCAAGACCTTTACCGTCCGCCGGGTCTCCTACGGGGTGGGGGTGGAACGCACCTTCCTGCTGCATTCCCCGCGCATCGAGTCCATCACCGTGGTCCGGCGGGGCAAGGTCCGCCGGGCCCGCCTGTACTACCTGCGCAAGCTGCGCGGCAAAGCCGCCCGCATCAAAGAGCGGCGCTAA
- a CDS encoding Ribosome biogenesis GTPase A — MARGWYPGHMLLTQRVIRDLAPYLTGFLELADARAPLATRHGPLREWVGRTPRILILNKADLADPAVTRRWEAFFARGGEAGVLAAVSVSAREGEAARRRVQAAVEAVLKPPYRLAVVGMPNLGKSTLLNRMVGRRRTAVGARPGVTRGPQWIRMPGGWEWLDLPGVVTPSRRSDWRLAALGVVPVSAEEAEAVVAALWPRLPALAGPDGDEEEAPWWRWGRARGYLRSGGQVDENRTLTALLTAFQRGELGRVSLEQPPEEAAPAHA, encoded by the coding sequence ATGGCGCGCGGGTGGTATCCGGGGCATATGCTCCTGACCCAGCGCGTGATCCGGGACCTGGCGCCGTACCTGACCGGTTTTCTCGAACTGGCCGATGCCCGCGCCCCCCTGGCTACCCGCCACGGCCCCCTGCGGGAGTGGGTGGGACGCACCCCCCGCATCCTGATCCTCAACAAGGCCGACCTGGCGGATCCGGCGGTGACCCGGCGCTGGGAGGCGTTCTTTGCCCGGGGCGGGGAGGCCGGGGTGCTGGCGGCGGTGTCCGTCAGCGCCCGGGAGGGGGAGGCGGCCCGCCGTCGGGTGCAGGCGGCGGTGGAGGCGGTGCTGAAACCGCCCTACCGGCTGGCGGTGGTGGGGATGCCCAACCTGGGCAAGTCGACCCTGCTCAACCGCATGGTGGGCCGCCGGCGCACGGCGGTGGGCGCCCGGCCGGGGGTGACCCGCGGTCCCCAGTGGATCCGGATGCCCGGCGGATGGGAATGGTTGGATCTGCCCGGGGTGGTGACCCCGTCCCGTCGGAGTGACTGGCGGCTGGCCGCTCTGGGGGTGGTCCCGGTGAGCGCCGAGGAGGCCGAAGCGGTGGTGGCGGCCCTTTGGCCCCGGCTGCCGGCGCTGGCGGGCCCGGACGGGGACGAGGAGGAAGCCCCCTGGTGGCGGTGGGGCCGGGCGCGGGGCTATCTGCGCAGCGGCGGCCAGGTGGACGAGAACCGCACCCTGACCGCGCTGCTGACCGCCTTTCAGCGCGGGGAACTGGGCCGGGTCAGCCTGGAACAGCCGCCGGAGGAGGCGGCACCTGCCCATGCGTGA
- the rnhB gene encoding Ribonuclease HII — translation MREAAWPRLWAAEAPWRSRRLAGVDEAGRGPLAGPVVAAAVVLPPRPDGELLAGLNDSKLLTPPVRERLFVAICSQAVAVGVGMVPPAEIDRLNILEATRLAMYLALARLPAPPEVVLSDAVTVPGTWELVAVPRADATFASVAAASVVAKVVRDRYMLALDRQYPHYGFGRHKGYATPEHRAALETWGPSPAHRRSFLHAEGGAEADGDV, via the coding sequence ATGCGTGAAGCGGCCTGGCCCCGGTTGTGGGCCGCGGAAGCCCCCTGGCGCTCCCGCCGCCTGGCGGGGGTGGATGAGGCGGGGCGCGGCCCGCTGGCCGGTCCGGTGGTGGCAGCGGCGGTGGTGCTGCCCCCGCGGCCGGACGGGGAGCTGCTGGCCGGATTGAACGACTCCAAGCTCCTGACCCCCCCGGTCCGGGAGCGGCTGTTTGTGGCGATTTGCAGTCAGGCGGTGGCGGTAGGGGTGGGCATGGTCCCGCCGGCGGAGATCGACCGCCTCAACATCCTGGAGGCTACCCGCCTGGCCATGTACCTGGCCCTGGCCCGGCTTCCGGCCCCGCCTGAGGTGGTCTTAAGCGACGCCGTTACGGTGCCGGGGACGTGGGAGCTGGTGGCGGTACCGCGGGCTGACGCTACCTTCGCCAGCGTCGCGGCGGCCTCGGTGGTGGCCAAGGTGGTGCGGGACCGCTACATGCTGGCCCTCGACCGCCAGTACCCCCACTACGGGTTCGGCCGCCATAAAGGATATGCCACCCCCGAGCACCGGGCGGCCCTGGAGACGTGGGGACCCTCCCCCGCTCACCGTCGCAGCTTCCTGCACGCCGAAGGGGGCGCAGAGGCCGACGGGGACGTCTGA
- the rpsP gene encoding ribosomal protein S16 (BS17) (Evidence 2a : Function from experimental evidences in other organisms; PubMedId : 6419023, 12682299, 20034956; Product type s : structure) — protein sequence MVKIRLRRMGAKKHPFYRVVVADAQSPRDGRYIEELGYYDPTKNPAVVHIDVEKAMRWLSNGAQPTDTARSLLRQAGVLKRMHEMRQAARGGEEAGA from the coding sequence ATGGTCAAGATCCGGTTGCGGCGCATGGGTGCCAAGAAGCACCCCTTTTACCGGGTGGTGGTGGCGGACGCCCAGTCCCCGCGGGACGGCCGGTACATTGAGGAGCTCGGCTACTACGACCCCACCAAGAATCCGGCAGTGGTGCACATCGACGTGGAGAAGGCGATGCGCTGGCTCTCCAACGGGGCCCAGCCCACGGACACCGCCCGTTCGCTCTTGCGGCAGGCGGGGGTGCTGAAGCGCATGCATGAGATGCGGCAGGCCGCGCGCGGCGGGGAGGAAGCCGGGGCGTGA
- the trmD gene encoding tRNA(m1G37)methyltransferase (Evidence 2a : Function from experimental evidences in other organisms; PubMedId : 10094308, 11532950, 12682299, 12773376, 15060037, 27881678, 28601227; Product type e : enzyme), with translation MRIQVVTLFPEMFRGVFGTSIIGRARRRGVIDLRLVPLRPFGRGPHRSTDDYPFGGGAGMLLRADVLVPAVEWAQAHAPEPARVLFTSPRGRVLTQGLAAELSREAHLIVVAGHYEGYDERALLLTGGEEVSVGDFVLSGGEIPAMALVDAVVRLLPGALGSAESIREESFSGPDGGLEAPQYTRPLVYRGLAVPEVLVSGNHAAVAHWRQEQSRALTAARRPDLLAGRVAGPKKPVL, from the coding sequence GTGCGGATTCAGGTGGTGACCCTCTTCCCGGAGATGTTCCGGGGGGTGTTCGGCACCTCCATCATCGGCCGGGCCCGCCGGCGGGGGGTGATCGACCTGCGCCTGGTCCCCCTGCGCCCCTTCGGGCGGGGTCCCCACCGCAGCACCGATGATTACCCCTTCGGCGGCGGGGCCGGGATGCTCCTGCGCGCGGATGTGCTGGTGCCCGCGGTGGAGTGGGCGCAGGCCCACGCCCCCGAGCCGGCGCGGGTGCTCTTCACCTCCCCCCGTGGCCGGGTCCTGACCCAGGGGCTGGCGGCGGAGCTGAGCCGGGAGGCCCACCTGATTGTGGTGGCCGGGCATTACGAAGGCTACGATGAACGGGCGCTCCTGCTGACCGGGGGCGAGGAGGTGTCGGTGGGGGATTTTGTCCTGAGCGGGGGCGAGATCCCGGCCATGGCCCTGGTGGATGCGGTGGTGCGGCTCCTGCCGGGAGCGCTGGGGTCCGCCGAAAGCATCCGCGAGGAGTCCTTTTCCGGACCCGACGGGGGGCTCGAGGCGCCGCAGTACACCCGGCCCCTGGTCTACCGGGGCCTGGCGGTGCCGGAGGTGCTGGTCTCCGGCAACCACGCCGCGGTGGCGCATTGGCGGCAGGAACAGAGCCGGGCGCTGACGGCGGCCCGGCGCCCGGACCTGCTGGCGGGCCGCGTTGCCGGTCCCAAAAAGCCCGTGCTATAA
- the trmFO gene encoding tRNA:m(5)U-54 methyltransferase (Evidence 2a : Function from experimental evidences in other organisms; PubMedId : 16027442, 21561081, 23095745, 23157377, 27825927, 28745052; Product type e : enzyme), with product MNRTKPSDGPVVTVVGGGLAGSEAAYQIARRGVRVRLFEMRPQVMTPAHVSDRLGELVCSNSLGGDGGLSPAALLKAELRMAGSLVLEAAEAARVPGGQALVVDRERFAEAVTERLLAHPLVEVVREVVAEVPEPPAVIATGPLTAPPLAAALERLLGERALAFFDAASPVVFADSVDMTRAFWDSREGTGDYLNCPLTREEYERFVRELVAAEQHPLHEFEDVTFFEGCLPIEELARRGPRTPLFGPMRPVGLVDPATGRRPYAVVQLRRDNAAGSLLSLVGFQTNLRWGEQKRVFGLIPALAHAEYARYGVMHRNTYLRSPRFLDPDLSVRGRPGLWLAGQMTGVEGYVESAAGGLLAGINAVRWLRGQASLVLPADSMWGALMQYISRADPDHFQPMNTNFGLLPPAGRPGDDKRARRAAARERALAALAAALRQAGEEGDHERG from the coding sequence ATGAACAGGACGAAGCCCTCTGACGGTCCGGTGGTGACCGTGGTCGGCGGTGGCCTGGCCGGGTCCGAGGCCGCCTACCAGATTGCCCGCCGGGGGGTACGGGTGCGGCTGTTCGAGATGCGGCCGCAGGTCATGACCCCGGCCCATGTTTCCGACCGCCTGGGCGAGCTGGTCTGTTCCAATTCGTTGGGCGGCGATGGCGGGCTCTCACCTGCCGCCCTGCTCAAGGCCGAGCTGCGGATGGCGGGGTCGCTGGTGCTGGAGGCGGCCGAGGCGGCCCGGGTACCCGGGGGGCAGGCTCTGGTGGTGGACCGGGAACGGTTCGCAGAAGCGGTGACCGAACGGCTGCTGGCCCATCCGCTGGTGGAAGTGGTACGGGAAGTGGTGGCGGAGGTTCCGGAGCCCCCGGCCGTCATCGCCACCGGTCCCCTGACCGCGCCGCCTTTGGCTGCCGCCCTGGAACGCCTGCTGGGCGAGCGCGCCCTGGCCTTCTTCGACGCTGCCAGCCCGGTGGTCTTTGCCGACAGCGTTGACATGACCCGCGCCTTCTGGGACTCCCGGGAAGGGACCGGCGACTACCTCAACTGCCCCTTGACCCGGGAGGAATACGAGCGCTTCGTTCGCGAACTGGTGGCAGCCGAACAGCACCCCCTGCATGAGTTTGAGGATGTGACCTTTTTTGAGGGCTGCCTGCCCATCGAGGAGCTGGCGCGCCGCGGTCCCCGCACCCCCTTGTTCGGGCCCATGCGGCCGGTGGGTCTGGTGGACCCCGCCACCGGCCGCCGGCCCTATGCCGTGGTGCAGTTGCGGCGGGACAATGCCGCCGGCTCCCTGCTCAGCCTGGTCGGGTTCCAGACCAACCTGCGCTGGGGGGAGCAGAAGCGGGTCTTCGGGCTCATCCCCGCCCTGGCCCACGCCGAGTACGCCCGGTACGGGGTGATGCACCGCAACACCTACTTGCGCTCCCCCCGCTTCCTGGATCCGGATCTGTCCGTGCGGGGACGGCCCGGCCTCTGGCTCGCCGGCCAGATGACCGGGGTGGAGGGCTACGTGGAGTCTGCCGCCGGCGGGTTGCTGGCGGGGATAAACGCCGTGCGCTGGCTCCGCGGCCAGGCTTCGCTGGTCCTGCCGGCCGACTCGATGTGGGGGGCCCTGATGCAGTACATCAGCCGCGCAGACCCGGACCACTTTCAGCCCATGAATACCAACTTCGGGCTCCTGCCGCCCGCCGGCCGGCCGGGGGATGATAAGCGGGCGCGGCGGGCCGCCGCCCGGGAACGGGCCCTGGCGGCGTTGGCGGCGGCGCTCCGGCAGGCCGGGGAGGAGGGTGATCATGAACGCGGATGA
- the ffh gene encoding signal recognition particle-like (SRP) GTPase (Evidence 2a : Function from experimental evidences in other organisms; PubMedId : 7511896, 8662730, 10222262, 10224127, 10658653, 12682299, 11123669, 22056770, 26344568; Product type cp : cell process), whose translation MFEALTEKLEGIFKGLRRKGHLTAGDVQLALREVRLALLGADVNFRVVKAILDAVAEKAVGREVLESLSPAQEVLRVVRDELIAVMGGSMERVTLASQPPTVIYLVGLQGSGKTTSAAKLARMLVSQGHRPLLVAADVYRPAAVDQLQALAASLNLPVYTVPGADPVRIAGGAVAEAKRLARDVVVVDTAGRLHVDEALMAELEAMAGVLPPHETLLVVDAMTGQDAVRVAEAFQARIPLTGIVLTKMDGDARGGAALSLRYVTRVPIKLVGSGEKLDALEPFYPDRMAWRILGMGDVQTLIEQAEATFDREESERLAARIQEADFTLEEFRSMLLQVRKLGPLSRILEMLPGGAGLGKLKGQVDDRSLVRVQAIIDSMTRAERRRPEILNASRRRRIAMGSGTSVQEVNRLLKQFEDMKKMMKQMKQMEKKGRRWPLPFGGGGFPEP comes from the coding sequence ATGTTTGAGGCGCTGACCGAGAAACTGGAAGGCATCTTCAAGGGCCTGCGGCGGAAGGGGCATCTGACCGCCGGGGATGTTCAGCTCGCCCTGCGCGAGGTGCGCCTGGCCCTGCTGGGGGCGGACGTCAACTTCCGGGTGGTGAAGGCCATCCTGGACGCGGTGGCCGAAAAGGCGGTCGGTCGCGAAGTGCTGGAAAGCCTGAGCCCCGCCCAGGAAGTGCTGCGGGTGGTGCGGGATGAGCTCATCGCGGTGATGGGTGGATCCATGGAGCGGGTTACCCTCGCCTCTCAGCCGCCCACCGTTATCTACCTGGTGGGGCTGCAGGGATCCGGCAAGACCACCAGCGCCGCCAAGCTGGCGCGGATGCTCGTCTCCCAGGGGCACCGCCCGCTGCTGGTAGCGGCCGACGTGTACCGGCCGGCGGCCGTGGATCAATTGCAAGCCCTGGCCGCCTCCCTGAACCTGCCCGTGTACACTGTGCCCGGCGCCGATCCGGTCCGCATTGCCGGCGGCGCGGTGGCGGAGGCCAAGCGCCTGGCAAGGGACGTCGTGGTGGTCGACACCGCCGGCCGCCTGCACGTGGACGAGGCCCTGATGGCGGAACTGGAAGCCATGGCCGGCGTGCTGCCGCCGCATGAAACCCTGCTGGTGGTGGATGCCATGACCGGTCAGGACGCGGTCCGGGTGGCGGAGGCCTTCCAGGCCCGCATCCCCCTCACCGGGATCGTGCTCACCAAGATGGACGGGGATGCCCGGGGCGGTGCGGCCTTGTCGCTGCGCTATGTGACCCGGGTGCCCATTAAGCTGGTGGGTTCGGGGGAAAAGCTGGACGCGCTGGAGCCGTTTTATCCCGACCGGATGGCCTGGCGCATCCTGGGCATGGGGGATGTGCAGACCCTCATCGAGCAGGCGGAGGCGACCTTCGACCGCGAGGAATCGGAGCGCCTGGCGGCCCGCATCCAGGAGGCCGACTTTACCCTGGAGGAGTTCCGTTCCATGCTGCTGCAGGTGCGCAAGCTCGGCCCCCTGTCCCGGATCCTGGAGATGCTGCCCGGCGGGGCCGGGCTCGGCAAGCTCAAGGGGCAGGTGGACGACCGCAGCCTGGTGCGGGTGCAGGCCATCATTGATTCCATGACCCGCGCCGAGCGCCGGCGGCCCGAAATCCTGAACGCCAGCCGCCGGCGGCGGATTGCCATGGGCAGCGGCACCTCGGTGCAGGAGGTCAACCGGCTGCTCAAGCAGTTCGAGGACATGAAAAAGATGATGAAGCAGATGAAACAGATGGAAAAGAAGGGCCGGCGCTGGCCGTTGCCCTTCGGCGGCGGGGGGTTTCCCGAACCCTGA